The proteins below are encoded in one region of Gallus gallus isolate bGalGal1 chromosome 12, bGalGal1.mat.broiler.GRCg7b, whole genome shotgun sequence:
- the LOC416086 gene encoding monocarboxylate transporter 2-like isoform X2, whose protein sequence is MPPHSDAGPVAGPPDGGWGWVVVFGAFISIGFAYAFPKGIAIFYKEIQDFFDTSYSEIAWVSSIMLATTYGAGPISSILVNRYGSRPVVILGGLLCGIGMVSAAFCTSIIQLYICVGFITGLGLALNLQPSVIIIGRYFLKRRPIANGLAMAGSPVMLCTLAPLNQFLFDNYGWRGSFLILGAILLHCCVAGALFRPISADKASVKTQSIEEGKEVLKEEVTKDVIEMNSPTNVRMETKTEEEEERDCCEKVNKYLDFSLFKHRGFLIYLIGNVLMFLGFFAPIVFLAPYAKHIGIDEYSAAFLLSILAIVDMVARPTTGIIANSKWVRPRIQYFFSFSIAFNGTCHLLCPLASGYTGLVIYSVFFGLAFGMVCAMLFETLMDLVGASRFTSAVGLVTIAECCTILLGPPIGGTLIDTFGDYKYMFIKCGAVMVLAGTFLFIMNYYNYRMLAKEEKKRKAKEEDTKPVRTENEGRNNWNKEHVQDGPELEPLREEQEGLKKEANGTNEV, encoded by the exons ATGCCGCCCCACAGCGATGCGGGGCCAGTCGCCGGCCCCCCGGATGGTGGCTGGGGCTGGGTGGTGGTCTTCGGGGCTTTCATTTCTATCGGCTTTGCATACGCCTTCCCCAAAGGCATAGCCATCTTCTACAAAGAAATCCAGGATTTCTTTGACACGTCCTATAGCGAGATCGCATGGGTCTCTTCCATCATGCTGGCCACGACGTACGGTGCAG GTCCCATTAGCAGCATTTTAGTGAACCGCTATGGCAGCCGACCCGTGGTTATCCTCGGAGGCCTGCTGTGTGGCATTGGGATGGTCTCAGCTGCCTTCTGCACCAGCATCATACAGCTCTACATCTGCGTGGGCTTCATTACAG gaCTGGGACTCGCTCTCAACCTCCAGCCATCAGTGATAATCATAGGGAGATACTTTTTGAAGAGAAGACCTATCGCCAACGGCCTTGCTATGGCAGGGAGCCCCGTCATGCTTTGCACCTTGGCTCCTCTCAACCAGTTCCTTTTTGACAATTACGGCTGGAGGGGCAGCTTTTTAATTCTTGGGGCAATTTTATTACACTGCTGTGTTGCTGGAGCTCTCTTCAGACCCATCAGTGCAGACAAAGCCTCAGTCAAAACCCAGTCAAttgaggaagggaaggaggtcCTAAAAGAAGAAGTCACTAAGGATGTCATAGAAATGAACAGTCCCACTAACGTCCGTATGGAGACCaaaacagaagaggaggaagaaagggactGTTGTGAAAAAGTCAATAAGTACCTtgatttttccctctttaaGCACAGAGGGTTCTTGATTTACCTGATTGGAAATGTGCTCATGTTCCTGGGCTTCTTTGCCCCCATTGTTTTTCTAGCACCCTATGCAAAGCACATTGGCATTGATGAATActcagctgctttcctcctttcaATTCTTGCTATTGTGGATATGGTTGCCAGGCCGACCACTGGCATCATTGCAAACAGCAAGTGGGTGAGGCCACGGATTCAATacttcttcagcttctccatTGCTTTCAACGGCACTTGCCATCTTCTGTGCCCATTGGCTTCTGGCTACACGGGGCTCGTCATTTACTCCGTCTTTTTCGGCTTGGCCTTTGGCATGGTTTGTGCCATGCTTTTTGAAACTCTCATGGACCTTGTGGGAGCTTCCCGCTTCACAAGCGCTGTTGGCTTGGTCACCATAGCGGAGTGCTGCACGATATTGCTGGGACCACCCATTGGAG GAACACTTATTGATACCTTTGGGGACTATAAATATATGTTCATTAAATGTGGGGCTGTGATGGTCCTGGCAGGAACATTCCTGTTCATCATGAACTACTATAATTACCGTATGCTTGccaaggaggagaagaaaagaaaggcaaaagaagaGGATACTAAACCTGTaaggacagaaaatgaaggcagaaaTAACTGGAACAAAGAACACGTACAGGATGGACCTGAGTTGGAACCTCTGAGAGAGGAACAAGAAGGActaaagaaagaagcaaatggCACAAATGAAGTTTAA
- the LOC416086 gene encoding monocarboxylate transporter 2-like isoform X5, which produces MVSAAFCTSIIQLYICVGFITGLGLALNLQPSVIIIGRYFLKRRPIANGLAMAGSPVMLCTLAPLNQFLFDNYGWRGSFLILGAILLHCCVAGALFRPISADKASVKTQSIEEGKEVLKEEVTKDVIEMNSPTNVRMETKTEEEEERDCCEKVNKYLDFSLFKHRGFLIYLIGNVLMFLGFFAPIVFLAPYAKHIGIDEYSAAFLLSILAIVDMVARPTTGIIANSKWVRPRIQYFFSFSIAFNGTCHLLCPLASGYTGLVIYSVFFGLAFGMVCAMLFETLMDLVGASRFTSAVGLVTIAECCTILLGPPIGGTLIDTFGDYKYMFIKCGAVMVLAGTFLFIMNYYNYRMLAKEEKKRKAKEEDTKPVRTENEGRNNWNKEHVQDGPELEPLREEQEGLKKEANGTNEV; this is translated from the exons ATGGTCTCAGCTGCCTTCTGCACCAGCATCATACAGCTCTACATCTGCGTGGGCTTCATTACAG gaCTGGGACTCGCTCTCAACCTCCAGCCATCAGTGATAATCATAGGGAGATACTTTTTGAAGAGAAGACCTATCGCCAACGGCCTTGCTATGGCAGGGAGCCCCGTCATGCTTTGCACCTTGGCTCCTCTCAACCAGTTCCTTTTTGACAATTACGGCTGGAGGGGCAGCTTTTTAATTCTTGGGGCAATTTTATTACACTGCTGTGTTGCTGGAGCTCTCTTCAGACCCATCAGTGCAGACAAAGCCTCAGTCAAAACCCAGTCAAttgaggaagggaaggaggtcCTAAAAGAAGAAGTCACTAAGGATGTCATAGAAATGAACAGTCCCACTAACGTCCGTATGGAGACCaaaacagaagaggaggaagaaagggactGTTGTGAAAAAGTCAATAAGTACCTtgatttttccctctttaaGCACAGAGGGTTCTTGATTTACCTGATTGGAAATGTGCTCATGTTCCTGGGCTTCTTTGCCCCCATTGTTTTTCTAGCACCCTATGCAAAGCACATTGGCATTGATGAATActcagctgctttcctcctttcaATTCTTGCTATTGTGGATATGGTTGCCAGGCCGACCACTGGCATCATTGCAAACAGCAAGTGGGTGAGGCCACGGATTCAATacttcttcagcttctccatTGCTTTCAACGGCACTTGCCATCTTCTGTGCCCATTGGCTTCTGGCTACACGGGGCTCGTCATTTACTCCGTCTTTTTCGGCTTGGCCTTTGGCATGGTTTGTGCCATGCTTTTTGAAACTCTCATGGACCTTGTGGGAGCTTCCCGCTTCACAAGCGCTGTTGGCTTGGTCACCATAGCGGAGTGCTGCACGATATTGCTGGGACCACCCATTGGAG GAACACTTATTGATACCTTTGGGGACTATAAATATATGTTCATTAAATGTGGGGCTGTGATGGTCCTGGCAGGAACATTCCTGTTCATCATGAACTACTATAATTACCGTATGCTTGccaaggaggagaagaaaagaaaggcaaaagaagaGGATACTAAACCTGTaaggacagaaaatgaaggcagaaaTAACTGGAACAAAGAACACGTACAGGATGGACCTGAGTTGGAACCTCTGAGAGAGGAACAAGAAGGActaaagaaagaagcaaatggCACAAATGAAGTTTAA
- the LOC416086 gene encoding monocarboxylate transporter 2-like isoform X4 produces the protein MPPHSDAGPVAGPPDGGWGWVVVFGAFISIGFAYAFPKGIAIFYKEIQDFFDTSYSEIAWVSSIMLATTYGAGPISSILVNRYGSRPVVILGGLLCGIGMVSAAFCTSIIQLYICVGFITGLGLALNLQPSVIIIGRYFLKRRPIANGLAMAGSPVMLCTLAPLNQFLFDNYGWRGSFLILGAILLHCCVAGALFRPISADKASVKTQSIEEGKEVLKEEVTKDVIEMNSPTNVRMETKTEEEEERDCCEKVNKYLDFSLFKHRGFLIYLIGNVLMFLGFFAPIVFLAPYAKHIGIDEYSAAFLLSILAIVDMVARPTTGIIANSKWVRPRIQYFFSFSIAFNGTCHLLCPLASGYTGLVIYSVFFGLAFGMVCAMLFETLMDLVGASRFTSAVGLVTIAECCTILLGPPIGVLELKSTVWGVMTRLAEPFSSSYYHVAHPV, from the exons ATGCCGCCCCACAGCGATGCGGGGCCAGTCGCCGGCCCCCCGGATGGTGGCTGGGGCTGGGTGGTGGTCTTCGGGGCTTTCATTTCTATCGGCTTTGCATACGCCTTCCCCAAAGGCATAGCCATCTTCTACAAAGAAATCCAGGATTTCTTTGACACGTCCTATAGCGAGATCGCATGGGTCTCTTCCATCATGCTGGCCACGACGTACGGTGCAG GTCCCATTAGCAGCATTTTAGTGAACCGCTATGGCAGCCGACCCGTGGTTATCCTCGGAGGCCTGCTGTGTGGCATTGGGATGGTCTCAGCTGCCTTCTGCACCAGCATCATACAGCTCTACATCTGCGTGGGCTTCATTACAG gaCTGGGACTCGCTCTCAACCTCCAGCCATCAGTGATAATCATAGGGAGATACTTTTTGAAGAGAAGACCTATCGCCAACGGCCTTGCTATGGCAGGGAGCCCCGTCATGCTTTGCACCTTGGCTCCTCTCAACCAGTTCCTTTTTGACAATTACGGCTGGAGGGGCAGCTTTTTAATTCTTGGGGCAATTTTATTACACTGCTGTGTTGCTGGAGCTCTCTTCAGACCCATCAGTGCAGACAAAGCCTCAGTCAAAACCCAGTCAAttgaggaagggaaggaggtcCTAAAAGAAGAAGTCACTAAGGATGTCATAGAAATGAACAGTCCCACTAACGTCCGTATGGAGACCaaaacagaagaggaggaagaaagggactGTTGTGAAAAAGTCAATAAGTACCTtgatttttccctctttaaGCACAGAGGGTTCTTGATTTACCTGATTGGAAATGTGCTCATGTTCCTGGGCTTCTTTGCCCCCATTGTTTTTCTAGCACCCTATGCAAAGCACATTGGCATTGATGAATActcagctgctttcctcctttcaATTCTTGCTATTGTGGATATGGTTGCCAGGCCGACCACTGGCATCATTGCAAACAGCAAGTGGGTGAGGCCACGGATTCAATacttcttcagcttctccatTGCTTTCAACGGCACTTGCCATCTTCTGTGCCCATTGGCTTCTGGCTACACGGGGCTCGTCATTTACTCCGTCTTTTTCGGCTTGGCCTTTGGCATGGTTTGTGCCATGCTTTTTGAAACTCTCATGGACCTTGTGGGAGCTTCCCGCTTCACAAGCGCTGTTGGCTTGGTCACCATAGCGGAGTGCTGCACGATATTGCTGGGACCACCCATTGGAG TACTGGAGCTGAAGTCAACAGTTTGGGGAGTGATGACACGTCTCGCAGAGCCATTCAGTTCTTCATATTACCATGTGGCTCATCCAGTGTGA
- the LOC416086 gene encoding monocarboxylate transporter 2-like isoform X1, whose amino-acid sequence MSPPLTSDLGYVPPDGGWGWAVVFGASISVGFSYTFPKAFTIYFKELQAVFSISYSQLAWITSIMCATTYGGGPISSILVNRYGSRPVVILGGLLCGIGMVSAAFCTSIIQLYICVGFITGLGLALNLQPSVIIIGRYFLKRRPIANGLAMAGSPVMLCTLAPLNQFLFDNYGWRGSFLILGAILLHCCVAGALFRPISADKASVKTQSIEEGKEVLKEEVTKDVIEMNSPTNVRMETKTEEEEERDCCEKVNKYLDFSLFKHRGFLIYLIGNVLMFLGFFAPIVFLAPYAKHIGIDEYSAAFLLSILAIVDMVARPTTGIIANSKWVRPRIQYFFSFSIAFNGTCHLLCPLASGYTGLVIYSVFFGLAFGMVCAMLFETLMDLVGASRFTSAVGLVTIAECCTILLGPPIGGTLIDTFGDYKYMFIKCGAVMVLAGTFLFIMNYYNYRMLAKEEKKRKAKEEDTKPVRTENEGRNNWNKEHVQDGPELEPLREEQEGLKKEANGTNEV is encoded by the exons ATGTCGCCTCCGCTCACCTCGGACCTGGGCTATGTGCCCCCTGATGgtggctggggctgggcagTGGTGTTCGGAGCCTCCATCTCAGTGGGGTTCTCGTACACCTTCCCCAAAGCTTTCACCATCTACTTTAAAGAGCTCCAGGCTGTTTTCAGCATCTCCTACAGCCAGCTTGCCTGGATCACATCCATCATGTGCGCTACCACCTATGGGGGAG GTCCCATTAGCAGCATTTTAGTGAACCGCTATGGCAGCCGACCCGTGGTTATCCTCGGAGGCCTGCTGTGTGGCATTGGGATGGTCTCAGCTGCCTTCTGCACCAGCATCATACAGCTCTACATCTGCGTGGGCTTCATTACAG gaCTGGGACTCGCTCTCAACCTCCAGCCATCAGTGATAATCATAGGGAGATACTTTTTGAAGAGAAGACCTATCGCCAACGGCCTTGCTATGGCAGGGAGCCCCGTCATGCTTTGCACCTTGGCTCCTCTCAACCAGTTCCTTTTTGACAATTACGGCTGGAGGGGCAGCTTTTTAATTCTTGGGGCAATTTTATTACACTGCTGTGTTGCTGGAGCTCTCTTCAGACCCATCAGTGCAGACAAAGCCTCAGTCAAAACCCAGTCAAttgaggaagggaaggaggtcCTAAAAGAAGAAGTCACTAAGGATGTCATAGAAATGAACAGTCCCACTAACGTCCGTATGGAGACCaaaacagaagaggaggaagaaagggactGTTGTGAAAAAGTCAATAAGTACCTtgatttttccctctttaaGCACAGAGGGTTCTTGATTTACCTGATTGGAAATGTGCTCATGTTCCTGGGCTTCTTTGCCCCCATTGTTTTTCTAGCACCCTATGCAAAGCACATTGGCATTGATGAATActcagctgctttcctcctttcaATTCTTGCTATTGTGGATATGGTTGCCAGGCCGACCACTGGCATCATTGCAAACAGCAAGTGGGTGAGGCCACGGATTCAATacttcttcagcttctccatTGCTTTCAACGGCACTTGCCATCTTCTGTGCCCATTGGCTTCTGGCTACACGGGGCTCGTCATTTACTCCGTCTTTTTCGGCTTGGCCTTTGGCATGGTTTGTGCCATGCTTTTTGAAACTCTCATGGACCTTGTGGGAGCTTCCCGCTTCACAAGCGCTGTTGGCTTGGTCACCATAGCGGAGTGCTGCACGATATTGCTGGGACCACCCATTGGAG GAACACTTATTGATACCTTTGGGGACTATAAATATATGTTCATTAAATGTGGGGCTGTGATGGTCCTGGCAGGAACATTCCTGTTCATCATGAACTACTATAATTACCGTATGCTTGccaaggaggagaagaaaagaaaggcaaaagaagaGGATACTAAACCTGTaaggacagaaaatgaaggcagaaaTAACTGGAACAAAGAACACGTACAGGATGGACCTGAGTTGGAACCTCTGAGAGAGGAACAAGAAGGActaaagaaagaagcaaatggCACAAATGAAGTTTAA
- the LOC416086 gene encoding monocarboxylate transporter 2-like isoform X3: protein MSPPLTSDLGYVPPDGGWGWAVVFGASISVGFSYTFPKAFTIYFKELQAVFSISYSQLAWITSIMCATTYGGGPISSILVNRYGSRPVVILGGLLCGIGMVSAAFCTSIIQLYICVGFITGLGLALNLQPSVIIIGRYFLKRRPIANGLAMAGSPVMLCTLAPLNQFLFDNYGWRGSFLILGAILLHCCVAGALFRPISADKASVKTQSIEEGKEVLKEEVTKDVIEMNSPTNVRMETKTEEEEERDCCEKVNKYLDFSLFKHRGFLIYLIGNVLMFLGFFAPIVFLAPYAKHIGIDEYSAAFLLSILAIVDMVARPTTGIIANSKWVRPRIQYFFSFSIAFNGTCHLLCPLASGYTGLVIYSVFFGLAFGMVCAMLFETLMDLVGASRFTSAVGLVTIAECCTILLGPPIGVLELKSTVWGVMTRLAEPFSSSYYHVAHPV, encoded by the exons ATGTCGCCTCCGCTCACCTCGGACCTGGGCTATGTGCCCCCTGATGgtggctggggctgggcagTGGTGTTCGGAGCCTCCATCTCAGTGGGGTTCTCGTACACCTTCCCCAAAGCTTTCACCATCTACTTTAAAGAGCTCCAGGCTGTTTTCAGCATCTCCTACAGCCAGCTTGCCTGGATCACATCCATCATGTGCGCTACCACCTATGGGGGAG GTCCCATTAGCAGCATTTTAGTGAACCGCTATGGCAGCCGACCCGTGGTTATCCTCGGAGGCCTGCTGTGTGGCATTGGGATGGTCTCAGCTGCCTTCTGCACCAGCATCATACAGCTCTACATCTGCGTGGGCTTCATTACAG gaCTGGGACTCGCTCTCAACCTCCAGCCATCAGTGATAATCATAGGGAGATACTTTTTGAAGAGAAGACCTATCGCCAACGGCCTTGCTATGGCAGGGAGCCCCGTCATGCTTTGCACCTTGGCTCCTCTCAACCAGTTCCTTTTTGACAATTACGGCTGGAGGGGCAGCTTTTTAATTCTTGGGGCAATTTTATTACACTGCTGTGTTGCTGGAGCTCTCTTCAGACCCATCAGTGCAGACAAAGCCTCAGTCAAAACCCAGTCAAttgaggaagggaaggaggtcCTAAAAGAAGAAGTCACTAAGGATGTCATAGAAATGAACAGTCCCACTAACGTCCGTATGGAGACCaaaacagaagaggaggaagaaagggactGTTGTGAAAAAGTCAATAAGTACCTtgatttttccctctttaaGCACAGAGGGTTCTTGATTTACCTGATTGGAAATGTGCTCATGTTCCTGGGCTTCTTTGCCCCCATTGTTTTTCTAGCACCCTATGCAAAGCACATTGGCATTGATGAATActcagctgctttcctcctttcaATTCTTGCTATTGTGGATATGGTTGCCAGGCCGACCACTGGCATCATTGCAAACAGCAAGTGGGTGAGGCCACGGATTCAATacttcttcagcttctccatTGCTTTCAACGGCACTTGCCATCTTCTGTGCCCATTGGCTTCTGGCTACACGGGGCTCGTCATTTACTCCGTCTTTTTCGGCTTGGCCTTTGGCATGGTTTGTGCCATGCTTTTTGAAACTCTCATGGACCTTGTGGGAGCTTCCCGCTTCACAAGCGCTGTTGGCTTGGTCACCATAGCGGAGTGCTGCACGATATTGCTGGGACCACCCATTGGAG TACTGGAGCTGAAGTCAACAGTTTGGGGAGTGATGACACGTCTCGCAGAGCCATTCAGTTCTTCATATTACCATGTGGCTCATCCAGTGTGA